Genomic window (Methanocaldococcus sp.):
AAATTTAATTTACGATATTGCTAAGGCTTTGAGAAAAGAAGTTGAAGAATTAAAAAAATATGTTCCAATAATTCAGATTGATGAGCCAATATTATCAACAGGTTTATATGATTTTGATATAGCAAGGAAGGCAATAGATATAATTGTTAAGGATTTAGATATTACATTTGCAATGCATGTTTGTGGAAATGTCTATAATATTATTGATGAGTTAAATAAATTTAATGTAGATATTTTAGACCACGAATTTGCTTCAAATAGAAAAAATTTAGATATATTGGAAAGTATAAAAAAGAAAGTTGGCTTTGGTTGTGTAAATACTAAAATTAAAAAAGTAGAAAGTGTAGATACTATAAAAAGTTTAATAGAGGAAGGTTTAGAGATATTAAAAAACAATGAAAATTTAAGTAAAAATTTATTTGAAAATATTTTAATAGATCCAGACTGTGGGATGAGATTGTTACCAATAGATGTTGCTTTTAATAAGTTAAAAAATATGGTTGAAGCATCTAAACTTATTAATTAATTGCTACTATTGGTTCGTAACCTACATTACCCCAACTGTCTGTTGCATTTGTATATAATCCTATAATAGAATAAGAACCATTTTGAACGAAAATATATAATTTAGGTTCTCCATAATATATAGTTCTGTTATATGTTTTTGGTTTTTCTTCTTTATAATTAGGGTTAGTTATAACATTTGAACTTACAGTTGTTTTTATATTATTAATATCTTTCACAAAAACCCAATCTATTGAAACTTTTGCATTGTTATTATATAATGTAATCACAGAAACTGAATAGTTGTTGCTATTTATTCCATATATAGTATTAGTATATAATTGGTTTAAAGTATCATTATCTATTTTAAAGGTTGTATTTAATGGATTTCTTTGGATTATGTAAATGAAATAATTATTTAAATAATTATTATAACCATTAACGTAATATCTATTATTATTTATAATCATATACAACGCATTAATTGTATATGCCCAATCTACTCCACTATTATAACTCGTATCATTAAAGAATCCTACTGCCTGAGTTCCTACATTACTAAAATTGCCTCTAAATACTAACTCATAACCTGTTCCAAAACTCTTATATGAATGAATCCCTGAATTAGTTCCTACAACTGTTAAAATTCCATTATTTACAGAAACATTTCCTGAAATATTCCATTTACTACTATTTAATATTGAAAAGTTATCAAACAGTAAGAATGTCTTATCAGGATTTTGTCTATCAACTGTTGTATTGGAGCCATATAGTAATCTTATGTATCCACTATTATTGACATAATTTATTATTTGACTTTTATTACATCTCACCCAAATTATTGAAACATGGTTATTTCCATAATACCATATTTGAACCCAATATGGTAAAAGAACATTATTATTTCCAATTATTCTAATTTCAGTTGGTGAGTAGGGATTAACCATTTGACTATAATTAAAGTTACTATCATTTAATATTATACAAAACGTGTGACTCTTATTGTCATTTGGGAAATTATATATGTTAATATCTTTTTCATAACTCCAAGTATAGTAGAAGTTGTTTAAATATACATAAGGATCTGGAATTCTAAATAGTGTTATATTTTTATTAATGGTTAAAGGTTTTGAACAAAAAATCTCTCCATTATTTATCTTTTTTATTAAGTTAATATTAATAGTCATTATTAAATTGATTACTTTAGGATTATTTGTAGGATATATATTCACAGTAGTGATATTAAAAGATAAATTACTACTATTATCTATTAAACAACTTAAAGTTCTGTTAGTTTCGTTTTTTATATAACTTTTTATGTAATTTACAGCATCTGAGGAATTATCAAAAAACTTATGCTCTGTCATAATTTTATAACTTGTATTTACAAAGGCATCTTCAACAATTTTGTTAATATTTCTATCTAAACTGTTTATTAAATTATGTTCAAATAATGTTACTTTTTTTACTTCAATTTCATCTTCAACTTCTTTAGTCTTATAATTTATTGCCAAATAGAATATTGATGATATAACAAAAACTAACATAACCAAAATTATAGCATTTTGGGAGATATACATAAAAATCCCTTTATCTTTATTTAATTATAAATTATTAATTTAACTCTTGATGTAGTTACATTTTTTGATAAATAAACAGGCATATCTATTGAATAATTTTCATAATGGGAATATGCTTCATCATAATCGAGGTATCTTTCATTTGATATATTTATATTGTTTTCATCTCCATAAATAACATACCAGCCCTCACTTCTATTTAGAGTTAAAACTGTTAATACTAATACATATATAGTATTGTTATATTTTTTAGTAGTTTTATTTATTAGAAGGTGGTTATCTATATATAACAAATAATTATTGAGAGGAATATTTTCCTCTAAAAGTTTTTTAGATTCATTAACTTTTCCAAAATAGTATAATAAAACTGCATTTTGTAAGGTTCCATCTTCTGATAAATGTTCCATTGTTTTGATTCCTTTGTCAAATAGATAGTCAGATTTTACAGCATCTACATAGTTATTGTTATGCTCTAATATAGACACTGACCAATAAGCCATTCCTATTATTAAAATTGTAGTCCCTATAATTAAATCTAAATTATTAATCATTTTGATTCACCATTATGGTGATATTTCTTGGAGATAATGTTAAATAATAGAATTTAGTATCGTTAGTAGTTTCAATTTTAAACTCTACTGGAACAGGACTATATAGTATCTCAATTTTGTTTATTCCAGATATTATATTTGGAATTATTTCATTTATATTTTTAAAGGAAGAATTTAAAGATTTATTATAGATATATCCGTTAATTGAAAATATGACCTCTGAAGAACCTGTATAATTTAACAATTTAGCGCTGACATTAGATATATTTATATTATTTGTTTTGTAATTTTGTATTTTAAAATATATGTGATCTCCTTCACATCCATAAAGATATACAACATTTGAATTATAAGTGATTCCTGTTATTTTTGGAATATAGACATTTTCTTTAAAAAATACTACCCAATCATATATTTTGATATTACTAAGGTTAATTGATATATTATTAACATTTGATACATTTGAATATATTTTAAATATAATTCCAGAGAAATTAAATGTTATGTTAGATAAATTAACATAGTTATTTAGTATATTGTCATATTTATTTGGATAAATAATAAATATAAATCTATCTGAATCATTTGTAAAATTGTTAATTGGGTCGAATGTCTTTTCTTTTAAATTTAGTTCATCTGTAAAATTTTGTATATAATCTTCACTATAATTTCCAGGGAATTCATATTTTTTTAGAAATAGATCTTTTAATAACAGTGCTTTGTGAAACTTTTCAGTATCTTTTTTTTCCTCTATACCTGTTAATAAATTATGGCTATATATACTATATCCTAAAAAAAAGATAGTTAAAAATATAAAGGCAACAATTACAGCTTCAAAAGTAAAAATGATTCCTCTATTTGATTTAATTTTTTTTATCATAACAATCTCCTTTTTTAATTTTTATTCAATTACTCCAATTTTTAATAATATTTTAACCCACATAAAATTTAAAAATAACGCTACTGGAAAAATTATAAAACTTAAAACATTATGTACAATACTATAATTTGCATATTGTGAATTTTTTAAAATAAGTATTATTCTTAATATATTTACTATGTTTATTATAAAAATTCCAAAAATTGAATATAGAAATTTATATTTAATGGAAACTTTTGGAGTAGCAAGAACATAACCTAAAAATAAAGAGATCTCCAAAGAGCAAGTACAGGCAGATATTATAGTATAGACATCTCCATTGTATATAATTATATTATTATAATACTGTGTTTTTAATAAATTCCCAATAATGTATGCTAAAATTTTGGATATTTCAACTTCAAAATATCTTATAAAAAAATATATTGTTGGAAATAGAATTAAAAAATTAATTAAATATTTTTTATTCTCCATTAGTTGTAACCTCTTTAACCTTATCTACCTGTTGAAGAACTTTATTATTAGCTTCAATTGTAGATTTTACACTTGTAGTTTTAGCAGTTGTTGAAGATTGTGATATAGATTTTAAATAATAAAATCCAACAATAGATATTACAGCTACAATTGCTGCAAGTAGTAAAGCAAATTCTGCGGATATTTGCCCTCTATTGGATATTATTTTTTTCATTTTAATCTCCTCATTATGTAATTTATACTAAATAAGGTTGTTATAAAGATAATTATTTCTATTGGAAGTGGTATTGGAATGCTCCTCATAGATACATTAGTTACTGAAACTATTCTAATAGTTGAGCCTGTAAGATTATCATTATCTACTACGGTTAATTTAACAATATATACTCCAGATTTGTTATAAATGTGAGTAATTATAGGATTGGTAGTAGTATTCGTAGTTCCATCTCCAAAGTCCCAGATATATTTTACTATTTTTCCATCTATATCATAAGATGATGATGCATTAAAGGTTACATTTAACCCATTTACTGTAAAAGTAAATCTTGCAATTGGTGGATATTTTCCTGTACCTTTTACTATTACTTTTGTTGATGTAGATGCACTTAAACCATAATTGTTTATAATTGTTAAAGTTACATTATATATTCCTTGTTGTGTATATATATGAATTGGATTAGGTTGATTTGATGTGCTTCCATCTTCAAAGTTCCAAATGTATTCTTTAATATATCCAGGAATCGTGATAGATTTATCTGTAAAGTTTATTGGTTGATTGACATAAACAATAGTTGGACAGGTAAAATTAGCTTTAATGTAAAATACATTTACAGGAATTGTAATAGAACTTGATGAATTTAGATTATCATAAACTGTAAGTGTTACATTGTATGTTCCTGGGCTAGTATAGATATGAGTAATATTTGAAGAATTAGTCTCAATTATATTTCCATCTCCAAAGTTCCAAACATATTTTACAATTTTTCCATCTGGATCATAAGATAATGATACAAAAGTTATAGTTTGATTAACCTTAGGAAGATTTGGAGAGTAAGTAAATTCTGCGATTGGAGGTTTATTTATAATAGTAAATGTAACACTTGTTGTGTTTGTCTTACCCCAACCATCCCAAACTGTCAATACTGCTGTGTAGTTTCCAGTTTCATTAAATTTGTGAGATACTATTGTTAAACCATTATTTGAGGTATAATTCCATACTATATTTCCTGATGAATCATATACTGTTAAATTAAATCCATAAATACTTGCATAAGGTTCAGTTGGGGATATTATATAACCTGAACCATCAGACAATGTTCTACCAGCATCAGGATCATAACTATTTAATGGGTTGAAAAATACTGTTGTGTTGTAACTTGCAGGATTTGGATAGACATATAATTGAGCAACAGGGTTGTGGTTATTAATAACTTTTATCATTCTTGGATAAAACTGTCCTATATCATATCCTTCAATGTAATAGATTCCTTCTTTTAAAAATTGGTATGTTATATTTAGTATATAAGTAGAATAGTTCCATACATTACCTATATATGTAACATATCCAGGATAGTAGAGATAATTACTAACTATCCAATAAGATCTCCACCGTTTTGATATATATGAAAATACAGATTCATATAAAACATTATAATTATAATTTTCAACATATAAATCTAAATAATCACTTAATATATAAGGATCAAAATAAAGAACATTAACTGTTCCATTTACTGGTATTGCAGTAGGTTCAACATATAGCATAGTAGATACAATCTTATTATTTTGTATTACAGGTCCAAAACCAACTGAGACAACACCATTACTATCTACGATTAAAACGTGTGCTTGATAATATTTATTGTCATTAGAATATTGATGCCAAGGATTATTTTCTAAAGAATAATTACCATCTCCAAAACTCCAAAATACAAAGACAGGTTTTCCATAAGGATAATCAAAACTATATTGAATACCACCATTTACTTCCTTAGCATAAACAAATACATCGTAATGAACTTTTTGCCTTAACATTAATGTTACTGTTTTGTTAATATTATCTGAATAGAAATAAAATTTTACAATATGATTAGTAGGATCATAAATGACTTTTGGCTTAGATGTATAGGTATTGTTAGGAATAAACTCATAAATTGTATTTCCCTCATCTCCAACAGCTAAATAATCTAATGTTGCTGAAAAAGCAGTCCATCCTCCATTATATGAGAACTCCATCCAACATATAGGATATATAAATGGATAGGAATATTTATGGATAAAAATATCTCCATAATAGTATGGTTCATATTCAGTTTCATTACCATCTCCATAGTCATATTTTAGATACCAAGTAGTTAATAAATTACTATAAGATGCATCAATAGGTTCAAAATACATAGTATCATTTACTTTATACGCCATTGCATAGATATCTTCAACATCTACACTTCCTGAAGAGTTATAAACATAACTCTCATTTCTTATGGGCTCAAAGTATCCTCCTATAGGTCTATTTACTTTAATACCTTCATATAAATATCCTACTAAAACTCTCCCATAGTCATCAACTAATAAAACTCTTGGATAGTAAATTCCAGGTTTTGTATAAGTATGTGTAGGAGATTTTTCAAAGGAAAATGTTCCATCTCCGAAGCACCAAACAGTTAATATTATATTTCTACTTATAGAGTAGTTGAATTTAACGCTATCTCCAACAACAATGTTATCTCTGCTAACGTTTATTGTAACAGGAGTAAGATCTACACTTAAACCATTAAATTCATAATTTTCGGGAGTTTCTGAATAATATCTTATTATGACAGTATTACTTGAACTATTATAACTTACATTCCACTGTTCTTTTGAGTAATAAGTAGGACTTCCATTAAAAATATACTTAGTATTTTTTACATCTCTAACAACGAGCCAGTTGTATGTTAAAGCCTTAGAGTAACCAGTATTATTTAAATAGCCACACCATGCAACAGGATATGGAAATGGAAAACTATACTTATGTATAACTATTCTATTATTAATACTATAGTTTGTTTCTGTTAAATCTCCAAAATCCCATTTTATTAATCCATTATTTAATATAATTTCAGCAACAGAATCAGGAGCTAAGGCTGTAAATGTTATGTTATCATTAACTTTATATGCAATAATAGAAGGATTGTAGTTATTTGTATATCCACTACTATTTGTTATATTCATAGTTCCTTTATGAACTAATATAATGTATCCATTAGACATTGAGATATTTAAACCTAAAAATAATAGAGATGCTATAAAAATTAATAAACGATTTACTTTCATAATCCCACCAGATAAAAATAATATTTTATTTAACTAAAACTAATATTTACATTTAATTTCTTAGAAACATTTACTATTTTCCCATCCACATTGGCAGTTATAACTATATTGTTTCCTACATTTATAGGAGATTGTTTAAATACACCAGTTAAAATAACACCATTTTTATTAGGAGTAATTAAAATATATGTGTCACCATATACACTTATAGTTTTGTTTTTTATTGTTAAATTGTATCCCAATATCCCAATAGGTTTTAATTTTAATTTAATACTAACATTTTTTGTATATGCTAAAATTGCATAATTTTCAAAAGTATCGGCTATATCATATAATCTATTCACAATTAAAGAGTTGGTCATACTAGTTGTATAACTAAGTTCTATATTGTATAATATTAATGAAATAATTAATAATAAAAATATAGCCATAATAAGGTCAATAGATATTTGTCCTCTTTTTTTTGTTAGTTTTATCATATACTACCCCTAATACTTGATAAAATTATAAAATTTTAATAATTAAACTATTATTTTGTTATATTTTCAATTGTTACCCCAGTAGCTTTACCTTCAAGATAAACACGTTTATTTTTCTTTAAATGTAAGTTTAAGCCTGTATCAGAACTTGGATAGATATTGTATATTATTATATTTCCAGTATAATCCCAAGAACTGATTAATATTTTATTATTATACTTTAAATAAATCCATGTATGATTACCAAATACATCTAATGTTAATGTTGACTCTATATTTGATAAATTAGCTTTAATACTTCTAGTTTTTACAATTTCTGTATTTTCAGCAACTAAATTTCCATTTATGTAAATTTCCTTAATAGGTAAATCCTTTATATCAACCCATCCATTTTTATCTATATAAATTTTTCCTGATGAAACGTTATTTACAACTATTTTAATTATATCATTTTTATTAATTTTAATAGATTTTCCATTGCTTAACTTTATATAGGAATGATCATATTCAAAGATATTCTGAAAGATTACATATCCATTAAGTGTAGCATTAACAAGGTTAGTAGATAGATATA
Coding sequences:
- a CDS encoding methionine synthase, translating into MITTVVGSYPVVKKEEKFFDKVKKVFGLYDEYKYAIEKAVIDQVNAGIDIISDGQVRGDMIEIFTSKMYGFDGKRVINKIEFIEPITVKDILYAKNIIKKLNPKVKVKGIITGPCTIAASVRVENYYTDNKDENLIYDIAKALRKEVEELKKYVPIIQIDEPILSTGLYDFDIARKAIDIIVKDLDITFAMHVCGNVYNIIDELNKFNVDILDHEFASNRKNLDILESIKKKVGFGCVNTKIKKVESVDTIKSLIEEGLEILKNNENLSKNLFENILIDPDCGMRLLPIDVAFNKLKNMVEASKLIN
- a CDS encoding DUF2341 domain-containing protein, which translates into the protein MYISQNAIILVMLVFVISSIFYLAINYKTKEVEDEIEVKKVTLFEHNLINSLDRNINKIVEDAFVNTSYKIMTEHKFFDNSSDAVNYIKSYIKNETNRTLSCLIDNSSNLSFNITTVNIYPTNNPKVINLIMTININLIKKINNGEIFCSKPLTINKNITLFRIPDPYVYLNNFYYTWSYEKDINIYNFPNDNKSHTFCIILNDSNFNYSQMVNPYSPTEIRIIGNNNVLLPYWVQIWYYGNNHVSIIWVRCNKSQIINYVNNSGYIRLLYGSNTTVDRQNPDKTFLLFDNFSILNSSKWNISGNVSVNNGILTVVGTNSGIHSYKSFGTGYELVFRGNFSNVGTQAVGFFNDTSYNSGVDWAYTINALYMIINNNRYYVNGYNNYLNNYFIYIIQRNPLNTTFKIDNDTLNQLYTNTIYGINSNNYSVSVITLYNNNAKVSIDWVFVKDINNIKTTVSSNVITNPNYKEEKPKTYNRTIYYGEPKLYIFVQNGSYSIIGLYTNATDSWGNVGYEPIVAIN
- the artD gene encoding archaeosortase D → MENKKYLINFLILFPTIYFFIRYFEVEISKILAYIIGNLLKTQYYNNIIIYNGDVYTIISACTCSLEISLFLGYVLATPKVSIKYKFLYSIFGIFIINIVNILRIILILKNSQYANYSIVHNVLSFIIFPVALFLNFMWVKILLKIGVIE
- a CDS encoding class III signal peptide domain-containing protein, archaeosortase D/PIP-CTERM system-associated, with the translated sequence MKKIISNRGQISAEFALLLAAIVAVISIVGFYYLKSISQSSTTAKTTSVKSTIEANNKVLQQVDKVKEVTTNGE
- a CDS encoding PKD domain-containing protein; this encodes MKVNRLLIFIASLLFLGLNISMSNGYIILVHKGTMNITNSSGYTNNYNPSIIAYKVNDNITFTALAPDSVAEIILNNGLIKWDFGDLTETNYSINNRIVIHKYSFPFPYPVAWCGYLNNTGYSKALTYNWLVVRDVKNTKYIFNGSPTYYSKEQWNVSYNSSSNTVIIRYYSETPENYEFNGLSVDLTPVTINVSRDNIVVGDSVKFNYSISRNIILTVWCFGDGTFSFEKSPTHTYTKPGIYYPRVLLVDDYGRVLVGYLYEGIKVNRPIGGYFEPIRNESYVYNSSGSVDVEDIYAMAYKVNDTMYFEPIDASYSNLLTTWYLKYDYGDGNETEYEPYYYGDIFIHKYSYPFIYPICWMEFSYNGGWTAFSATLDYLAVGDEGNTIYEFIPNNTYTSKPKVIYDPTNHIVKFYFYSDNINKTVTLMLRQKVHYDVFVYAKEVNGGIQYSFDYPYGKPVFVFWSFGDGNYSLENNPWHQYSNDNKYYQAHVLIVDSNGVVSVGFGPVIQNNKIVSTMLYVEPTAIPVNGTVNVLYFDPYILSDYLDLYVENYNYNVLYESVFSYISKRWRSYWIVSNYLYYPGYVTYIGNVWNYSTYILNITYQFLKEGIYYIEGYDIGQFYPRMIKVINNHNPVAQLYVYPNPASYNTTVFFNPLNSYDPDAGRTLSDGSGYIISPTEPYASIYGFNLTVYDSSGNIVWNYTSNNGLTIVSHKFNETGNYTAVLTVWDGWGKTNTTSVTFTIINKPPIAEFTYSPNLPKVNQTITFVSLSYDPDGKIVKYVWNFGDGNIIETNSSNITHIYTSPGTYNVTLTVYDNLNSSSSITIPVNVFYIKANFTCPTIVYVNQPINFTDKSITIPGYIKEYIWNFEDGSTSNQPNPIHIYTQQGIYNVTLTIINNYGLSASTSTKVIVKGTGKYPPIARFTFTVNGLNVTFNASSSYDIDGKIVKYIWDFGDGTTNTTTNPIITHIYNKSGVYIVKLTVVDNDNLTGSTIRIVSVTNVSMRSIPIPLPIEIIIFITTLFSINYIMRRLK
- a CDS encoding class III signal peptide-containing protein, which codes for MKRGQLSLELIILIFAVIIGGAIIATQTLNVNLGISNNKNETLSRPTLITFKEPNVSSNLSSSITVLIPSKIINISINTSSNISNKTIQNQYRHRITNKNQYRYTITNYNGTNIYLSTNLVNATLNGYVIFQNIFEYDHSYIKLSNGKSIKINKNDIIKIVVNNVSSGKIYIDKNGWVDIKDLPIKEIYINGNLVAENTEIVKTRSIKANLSNIESTLTLDVFGNHTWIYLKYNNKILISSWDYTGNIIIYNIYPSSDTGLNLHLKKNKRVYLEGKATGVTIENITK